A stretch of Cicer arietinum cultivar CDC Frontier isolate Library 1 chromosome 5, Cicar.CDCFrontier_v2.0, whole genome shotgun sequence DNA encodes these proteins:
- the LOC140920432 gene encoding secreted RxLR effector protein 161-like: MSNNNGVKNPIVPRVKLSKKGGVEVDPTLYKQMIGSLMYLTVTRPDLMFVACLASRYMSAPTDLHFQVLKRVFRYIRSTTEFGIQYQRGGDDTLLSYIDSDYAGDIDDRKSTSGYVFSLSGGAVLWSSKKQPIVALSTTKAEYIAAISCASHGIWMKRILEKLGSKQGDCILVRCDNSSTIQLSKNPVLHGRSKHIEVRFHYLRNLTEEGRVKLVHCGSQDQMADIMTKPLKLESFTKLRQMLGVMEVPL; the protein is encoded by the coding sequence ATGAGTAACAACAATGGAGTCAAGAATCCGATAGTTCCAAGAGTTAAGCTCTCAAAGAAGGGAGGAGTTGAAGTCGATCCTACACTCTATAAGCAAATGATAGGGAGTTTGATGTATCTCACTGTCACACGGCCTGACTTGATGTTTGTGGCATGTCTTGCTAGTAGATACATGTCTGCCCCAACAGATCTTCATTTTCAGGTGTTGAAGAGGGTGTTTAGATATATCAGAAGCACAACAGAGTTTGGGATTCAATACCAACGAGGAGGAGATGATACATTACTATCATATATTGATAGTGATTATGCTGGTGACATAGATGATCGTAAGAGTACATCAGGATACGTCTTCTCATTAAGTGGAGGAGCTGTTTTGTGGAGTTCAAAGAAGCAGCCTATTGTAGCACTTTCTACCACAAAGGCAGAATATATAGCTGCTATTTCGTGTGCAAGTCATGGAATTTGGATGAAGAGAATACTTGAAAAGCTTGGAAGCAAACAAGGAGATTGTATTTTAGTTAGGTGTGATAACAGTTCGACCATTCAACTGTCAAAGAATCCAGTACTACATGGACGTAGTAAACATATTGAGGTACGTTTTCATTATCTAAGAAATCTGACTGAGGAAGGAAGAGTGAAGCTGGTGCATTGCGGTTCTCAAGACCAAATGGCAGATATCATGACTAAGCCCTTGAAGCTTGAGTCATTCACGAAGCTGAGACAGATGTTGGGGGTGATGGAAGTTCCTTTGTAA
- the LOC140920302 gene encoding uncharacterized protein codes for MASVSGVGGSEGSGGTGMVGIPGISKTSRGKKKVAKPRVVNDPSLMPMPTISTSGGAIPLYPEAPIEPYTIDVIMESRCVDCYNRIVIIPEGDGYIPFKSSAKAIAEVIQEKYKKSWLSWGEIKEDKIPQFNEVDQFLHCFKTKCTWKREHDAAVLAFFDHRCSKCLSSMLAYARNKGEEKWPNWIGENVLSALWRKWNTNAYKQKREKAKINRTSERDTSTHKGGSMSAGEIKYYMEKQLGREVTQA; via the exons atggcttcagtgtcgggagtaggaggatcaGAAGGATCAGGAGGAACGGGAATGGTGGGAATACCAGGAATATCTaaaacatcacgtggtaagaaaaaagttgctaaaccacgtgttgttaatgacccatctctcatgccGATGCCAACGATTAgtactagtggtggagctattcctctatatccTGAGGCCCCTATAGAGCCTTATACCATAGACGTAATAATGGAATCcagatgtgttgattgctacaaccgcattgtcatcattccagaaggagatgg ATATattccttttaaatcatctgcaaaggcaattgctgaagtcatacaagagaaatataaaaaatcatggttgtcttggggtgagataaaagaggataagatACCTCAATTTAATgaagttgatcaatttttacattgtttcaaa actaaatgtacttggaaaagagagcatgatgctGCAGTTTTGGCTTTTTTTGATCATCGCTGTTCCAAGTGTCTGTCATCTATGTTGGCGTACGCACGTAATAAGGGCGAGGAAAAATGGCCgaattggattggtgaaaatgttttgagtgctttgtggaggaaatggaacacaaatgcttacaaacagaagagagaaaaagcaaagattAATAGAACATCTGAGAGGGAtaccagtactcataagggaggttccatgtctgctggagaaattaaatattatatg gaaaagcaacttggaagggaggtcactcaggcatag